TTGGCGGAAAGCTTGGTCAGCACCTTGCCGTCGGTCCCGGTCGATTTGCCGGGAACGTAGGCATGAATGCCAAGGATCCAGTCCTTTGGTTGCGGTGAATCTGCCATGGGCCGCGCCTTAGGCTTTGCGCGCCTTTGCGGCAAGCCGACCGCCCGTCATGCACAAAAAAAGGGCCGGAAGCGGGCTAGCGCTTCCGGCCTTAGTCTGTTCGCAGGAGGAACATGGTTTGGCGGAGAGGGAGATGAGAGGGAGAGGATCTGTTTTCCCCCACTCCGCCAATTCGGTTGAACTTAGTAGTTGCCCGTCGGCATCAGCCGATCAGTAGTTGTAAGCGCGTTCGCCGTGCTCGGAGATGTCGAGGCCTTCGCGTTCCGATTCTTCCGACGGACGCAGACCCAGGGTCTTGTCGACAATGAAGAAGAGGATCGCGGAACCAACGCCGGAGAATACCACGGTGAACAGGACCGCCTTGATCTGCGTCATCACCTGGGTGCCGATGCTGTAGCTGTCAGCGTCGAACCCGGCAGGGAACACCGTGTAGTCGAACACGCCCTGGCCGCCGAGTGACGGAGCCGCGACGATGCCGGTGGCAATGGCGCCGACGATACCGCCGATGCCGTGTACGCCGAACACGTCGAGCGTATCGTCATACTTCAGCTTGTTCTTCACGGTGCTGACGAAGAGGTAGCAGATCGGCGAAACGACGAGGCCGAGAACGATCGAGGTCATCGGAGCGCCAAGGCCCGAAGCCGGAGTGATCGCGACGAGACCGGCGACGGCACCGGTTGCAGCGCCCAGCATCGAAGGCTTGCCGTGGTGAAGCTGTTCGACGATCGCCCATGAGACGGCCGCGGCAGCAGTGGCAACGAAGGTATTGATGAAGGCAACTGCGGTCACGCCGTTGGCTTCAAGGTTGGAACCGGCGTTGAAGCCGAACCAGCCCACCCACAGCAGCGAGGCGCCGATCATGGTCATGGTCAGCGAGTGCGGCGGCGTGGCTTCCTTGCCAAAGCCGATGCGCTTGCCGATCATCACGCAGCCAACGAGGCCTGCGATACCGGCGTTGATGTGCACCACGGTGCCGCCAGCGAAATCGAGTGCGCCCATGGCCCACAGGTAACCTGCGTCGGTCGGAGCGTCGGGCAGGAAGTCCGGGCCAGCCCAGTACCATACCATGTGCGCCATCGGGAAGTAGATGCAGGTCAGCCACAGGACGGTAAACACCATGAGCGAGCTGAACTTCACGCGTTCCGCAAAGGCACCCACGATCAACGCCGGAGTGATGCAGGCGAAGGTCATCTGGAAGATGACGAACGCATATTCGGGAATGTAGACGTTGTTCGAGAAGGTCGCCGCATAGGTCGTGGCATCCACGCCCATCAGGAAGATCTTCGAGAAGCCGCCGACAAACGGACCGCCGCTGGTGAAGGCCATCGAATAGCCCCAGCTAACCCAGACGAGTGCCGCGACCGAAACGATCATGAACACCTGCATCAGCACGCTGAGCATGTTCTTGGTGCGGACAAGACCGCCATAGAAAAGTGCGAGAGCAGGAATACTCATCATCAGGACAAGGACCGAGCTGACCAGCATCCAAGTCGTGTCAGCCTTGTCGACCATGCCGGCCATCTGTTCAACGGTTGGCGCCTTGATCGGCCCATCCTGCGCAAAAGCGGCCGAAGCGGCGAAGAGCGAAGCGCCCGTTCCCGCCAAGCCACCGATCATCTTACGGATCATGTTGGTTCCCCTAAGGTCGGAAATGGAAAGCCCGCTCAAAGCGCGGTGTCCCCGGTTTCGCCGGTACGGATGCGGGTCGCCGACGCGAGGTCGAGAACGAACACCTTGCCGTCGCCAATCGCTTCAGTGCTGGCTGCCTGCTGGATCGTTTCCACGATCTGCGGCGCAAGATCATCGCTGGCAGCGATTTCGATCTTCACCTTTGGAAGCATATTGGTGGAGTATTCAGCGCCGCGGTAAATTTCAGTCTGGCCTTTCTGCCGACCAAAACCCTTCACCTCCGACACCGTCATCCCAGCAACGCCCAGCGCCGACAGTGCTTCACGCACTTCGTCGAGCTTGAACGGCTTGATGATGGCGATGATGAACTTCATTCATGCCCCCTTTCATGACCCTTCGCACCGGGCGACCTGCCGGCGGAATGAGTTAAGCAAGAGGCATGCCAAACACGCACTTTTACGGATTCAGTCGTTTACGGGAACAAAACTGCCCGGCTGGCGGTTATTCGCGCTCGAATCTTGTGCAAAATATCACATGTGCCCAATTTTTAGGCAGTTTTGCATGCCTCAATTCAGGGCAGACGCAATTCGGCCCATACCGGCAAGTGATCGGATCCCACTGCTGCCAGCGCGCTGTGATGAACCCCTGAACCTTCCACTTCCAGCCCTTCGCTCACCACGATCCGGTCCAGTTGCGCCAGCGGCCTGCGCGAAGGAAAGCTGCGTCCGGGGGCAAGCACCCGCAAGGGCGTACGAAAGGCGGCCAATGCTCCGCCTTTGGCCGACCATTCATTCAGGTCGCCCATCATCACGGCATGTCCCTGCTCACCATGCCCCGCGATATGTGCGCAAACTGTCTCAACCTGCGCCCGCCGCCGCAGGCCCGACAGATCAAGGTGCATCCCGATCACCCGCAGCACCTGCCCGCCCACGCGCAGGCTGACACAGACCGCCCCGCGCGGCTCGATCGTCGGCAAGGGCACGGCGCAGGCCTCGATCACTTCGATATCGCGGCGTACCAGCAGAGCGTTGCCGTGCCAGCCCATGCTCGCCGCCGTTCGTGCCGCATCGTAATGGCCCGGCTCGATCACCCGCCACGGGCTGTGATCGTCAAGCGCAGCGCGCGGAATCACCGCCTCGCGCAGGCCGTAGCGACGGTCAGCCTCCTGCAAGGCTATCACATCGGCATCAATCTCGCGCAGCACCGTGAGAATGCGTTCGGGATCGCAGCGGCGGTCAAGCCCCACGCCCTTGTGAATGTTGTAACTGGCGACCTTGAGCTTCACGACGGCAATCAGGTACCACCGAAGTAGCGGTCCGTCGGGCGCACCGGCAATCCATCGATGCTCTGCGTACGCCCCGCGACCTTGGCCTGCCACGCTGCCGGGTCGGCCTGGGCATGGGCTTTCAGCAAGGTCTGGCGTTCTTGCTCGACCGTCATCACCGGCACACCCCAGCCGCAACTGGTCTGCACCGTTTCCACGGCAATATCGAATATCTGCCGTGTTCCGGGCAGGATGGTGAAATGGGCGGCCAGTTCCTCCCACGCATCGTCCGCCGGAAGAACCGGCTTTCCAGTCCCGTACAAGCGCAGGATCAGCGCAGGCTGCTGGAAATTGCACATCATCACCGTGATGCGCCCATCGGCCAGCAAATGCGCGTGCGTTTCATTGCCGGACCCGGCAAGGTCGAGATAGGCAACCCGGTTCGGCCCCAGGATACGGAAGCTGTCATAACCCTTGGGCGAAAGATTGATCCGGCCCGCCTCTGCCGCCGTCGCCACGAAATAGACCGATTGGCGTCCGATCATGGCCTGATGTGCGGGCGTTATATGATCGGAAAAGTCAGCCATCAGAGGAATTCCTTCAACGTCTTCACGAACCTGTCGAACTGGTCATGATGCAACCAGTGCCCCGCATCCTTGAACTCGATCACTTCGGCGCTGTTGAAATACTTGATTCGCCCGTCCGTTTCCGGGTTTTCAACCCACGAATCCGCGCCATTCAACAGCAGTGTGGGGCACGTGATCGCGCCCCACAACTGCTGAACGTATTCCGGCGATATGTCATAAGGCGCCGCATCGACGTTCAGGTGCGGATCGAATTTCCAGCTGAACGTGCCGTCCTCGTTGCGGTTGATGCCGTGCAGCGTCAAATGGCGCGCCTGATCGTCGGTAAGGTAGGGATTCTCGCCTTTCATGCGGGCATAGGCATCGGCCAGCGAGGGATAGCGGCGTGGCAAGCGCCCCGCGGCCTTGCGCTTTTCGCCGATGAAATCCCGCACCCGGCGGGCAAACGGCACGTCCTTGATCAGAGCTTCATGCGCCGTTGTGGGAAAAATGCCCTCAATCGCCACCAGCTTGCGCACGTTTTCGGGAAACAGCCCCGCATAGCGCAGGCTGACATTGGCTCCCCAGGAATGCGAAACAATCGTGACGGGGGCCAGATCAAGCTGATGAATCAGTTGCGCCACGTCATAAACAAGGTCCATCGTCCGGTAATTGCCATCCTCGGTCCACTGGCTGTCGCCATGGCCGCGGTGATCCATGGCGATGATGTGCCAGTCCTCGCGCAGGGCTTCGGCGGTCCAGTCCCATGATCGACAGTGGTCGCGCCCGCCATGGATCAACAGCAGCGGCGGCTTGTCGGCGTTGCCCCAGTCCACATAGTGGAGGCGCAGGCGCTGCGAGATGAACGTGTTCGATGTGGGACCGAGAAGTTGCATGGCACGCTACCTGCGCCGGATGCCCCCCGGTTTCAACCCCCTCGAACTTACCTTTCCTTGGTTGCAGAGAAAACCAGTTCGGGATTGCGTTCCTGCTGGTAGTTCACGTCCCACGATGATCGCGCCATGAATACCGGGTCGCCATCGCGGTCCTTGGCCAGGTTCGACATGTTGAAATCGGCAAACGATTTCAATGCTGTGTCGCTCCCCTTCAGCCAGCGCGCGGTATCGAACGGCGATGCTTCAAGCCCCGCCTCGACCTTGTATTCCGCCTCCAGCCGCGAAATCAGCACGTCCAACTGCAACTGCCCGACCACGCCAACGATCCACTGTGAACCAATCTCCGGGTAGAACACCTGGATCACGCCTTCTTCGGAAAGGTCATCCAATGCCTTGCGCAATTGCTTGGTCTTGGTCGGATCTTTCAACTGAACGCGCCGCAGGATTTCCGGCGCAAAGTTGGGAAGGCCGGTAAAGCGGACGTCGTTGCGTTCCGAAAGCGTATCGCCCACGCGCAAGGTGCCGTGGTTGGGAATGCCGATGATGTCGCCCGCCTCGGCGGTGTCGGCAATCTCGCGGTCCTGCGCAAAGAACAGGATCGGCGAATGCACCGCAATCGGCTTGCCCAGCCCGGAAGGCGTCAGCTTCATCCCGCGCCGGAACGTGCCCGAAACCATCCGCATGAACGCAATCCGGTCGCGGTGCTGCGGGTCCATGTTGGCCTGCACCTTGAAGATGAACCCGGTCACGTCCGGGCGTTCGGGATCGATCACGCCCTGATTCGACGATTGCGGACGCGGCGGCGGCGCGAACTTCGCAATCGCCTCGATCAGATCGATCACGCCGAAATTCTTCAGCGCCGATCCGAAATAGACCGGCGTCAGGTCGCCATTGCGATAGGCGTCCATGTCAAATTCGGGATAGCCCGCGCGGGCCAGTTCGATTTCCTCGGCAATGTCTGCGGGAATATCGACAGCAGGCTCTACTTTGCCCAGAAACTCGCGGCTATCGCCTTCTGGCCGCGCAATCGTTTCGTCGGCAAAGCTCATCACGCCCTGGAACACACCGCCCATTCCGATGGGCCACGACATCGGCACCACATCCAGCGCCAGCGCGTCGGCCACTTCGTCGAGCGTCTCGAACACGCTGCGGCCCTCACGGTCCACCTTGTTCACGAATGTGATGATCGGCACCGAACGCAAGCGGCACACCTCGAACAGTTTGCGCGTCTGCGGTTCGATGCCCTTGGCGGCGTCAATCACCATGATCGCCGAATCGACCGCGGTGAGCGTGCGATAGGTATCTTCGGAAAAGTCTTCGTGGCCCGGTGTATCGAGAAGGTTGAAGACGATGCCATCCTTCTGGAACGTCATCACCGATGACGTGACCGAAATCCCGCGCTGCTGCTCGATCTTCATCCAATCAGACCGCGCCCGTCGCGCAGCCCCGCGCGCCTTGACCTCACCCGCAAGATGGATCGCGCCGCCCTGAAGCAGCAGCTTCTCGGTCAGCGTGGTCTTACCGGCGTCGGGGTGGGAAATGATGGCGAAGGTGCGGCGATTGGACATGGATGCGCCCCTAGCGGGGGCGAACCGCCACGTCCATGCGGAAGCTGCGGGTTGCGCCGGGTTCGAGCAGGACCACGCCCGGCTTTTCGCGAAAATCGCCATCAAAGCCTTCGGGGTCGGCATGGCCAGCCCAAGGCTCGATGCAGATGTAGCGCGCGCCCGGCACCTGCCACAGGCCCAGCGAGGGTGTGTCTGGAAAGGCAATGTCGAGCCACGCCCCGCCGTCCGCTCCGTAGGACAGCTCGCGGCTCGCCAGATCGTCCCAGATCACTGCATCAGCCCTGAACAGATCTTCGTTGAGCGGCAGAACTTTGCTACGGACCGGGGTCTGCTCGCTTGCCGGGAGCAACAAGCCCGCCCCGGCGCTGACGCGGCGGATGTCCTGCGGTTCGGGATGCTCGAACACCAGCTTGTGCGCTGCCTTATCCGCCCCGCCCGGCAAAGGCCACACGAAGGCCGGATGATAGCCAAAGCTGAACGGCAGAGTTTCACCGTTGGGATTGGAGACGGTCGCCTCCATCGCCAGCGTCATCCCGTCCAACCGAAACGCCATCTCCAGCACAAAGCCGAACGGATAGACGGCGCGCGTATCGGGCGAATCCGTCAGCCGGAACCGCGCCGACGTTGCATCCACCTGCACGGGCGCAAACATGCTGCGCCGGGCAAAGCCATGGCGCGGCAAGGTATATTCGCGCCCATCCAGCCGCAACACGTCACCATTCAGCGAGCCGACAATCGGGAACAGCAGCGGTGCATGCCCGCCCCAGAACGCCGGATCGGCATCCGTCATGTATTCGCGATCCTGCGCATCCGTCACAGACCACAGCTCGGCCCCAAGCGGGTTGATCCGCGCGGTCAGTTCGCCGTTGGTGATCTCGATCAGGTTGGTCATCCGCGCAACTGTGCACCCTGCTTGGCCGCCGCTGCAACCACCTTGTCGGCAATCGCCTTCAGCGCGGCCTCGTCATAGGACTTCTCGACCGGTTGCAGCGTTACCTCGATGGCCAGCGACTTCTGCCCCTCAGGCACACCGGCGCCCCGGAAATCGTCGAACACGCGCGCGGCCACGATATTGGCCTTGTCCGCACCTTTGACCGAGCGCAGCAGGTCACCCGCCGCCACATCGGCGGAAACAAGGAAAGCAAAGTCGCGCGTCACAGCCTGCAACGGCGGCGGCGCAAAGTGCGGACGCGCAAAGCTGCCTGCGCCCTTCTTCGCCGGAATCCGGTCAAGGAACAGTTCGGCCACGACAACCGGGCCATCAATGTCGAAAGCCTTGGCGGTTGCCGGATGCAGCACTCCAAAGCGGGCCAGCACCGTCTTTGGCCCCAGCCGCAAAGTGGCAGACTGGCCCGGATGGAACTGCGCTCCCACCTCGCCCATCACTTGCAGGCTATCTACCGGCGCACCAGCTTCGGTCAGCAGCGCCAGCGCCTCGGCCTTCGCGTCGAACGCATTGAAGGCTTGCGCCTTGCCGGTGGCCCAACCGCGCGAGGCCTTGTCGCCTGCCAGCACCACGCCAAGGCTCAGCTTCTCGTCGCTCGCGCCATTGGCCCCGCGCAGATAGCGCCGCCCGATCTCGAACAGCCGCACCGATGATGCGCCGCGATCAAGGTTGCGCTTCACCGCCGCAAGCAATCCTGGCAGCAGCGAAGCCCGCATGACCTTGAGGTCTTCGGAAATCGGATTGGCGAGCGTCCACAGCGCTTCACCCTCGGCGAAGTGCGCGGCTTCCGCCTCAGGCAGGAACGACCACGTTATCGCCTCATGCAAACCCCGCGCAGCCGCTGCACGGCGCACACGGCGCTCCAGCATCTGCGCCGCCGTTGCGGTCGGCTTGGCCACACCATCTGCGCGTGGCAGCGGCGTGGATGGCACCGCGTCCAGCCCGTGCACGCGGATCACTTCCTCGACGATATCGGGCGCGCCATCGACATCGGGCCGCCATGTCGGCACGGTCACATTCCAGCTTTTGGCCAAATCATCCGCAACATCAAAGCCGAGCGCTGCCAGAATGCGCTTCTGCTCCGCATCGGCCACGTCAATCCCGCCCAGCCGCCCGGCCAGCGCCGGATCATAGGCCACGCTTTTGCGCGTTACCGGAGGCTCGCCCGCGCGCACGACTTCCGACGCCTCGCCGCCGCAAATCTCAAGGATCAGGGCCGTCAGCAGATCCATGCCGGTATCGAGGAACGCCGGGTCAACCCCGCGCTCGAACCGTCCGCGCGCATCCGATGCCAGCGCCAGTGCCTGTCCGGTCCGCGCAATCGACGGCGGATCGAAATAGGCCACTTCCAGCAGCACGTCGGTCGTCTCGTCGTCGCAGCCCGAATGCTCGCCGCCCATGATCCCGGCAATGTCGTGTACGCCTGAATCATCGGCGATCACCGTCATGAACGGTTCAAGCGCATATTCCTTGCCGTTGAGCGCCGTGACCTTTTCGCCCGCCGCAGCCTTGCGCGCCACGACCGCGCCGGACAGCTTGGCCAGGTCATAGGCATGCGCCGGGCGGCCATAGCCAAGCATCACGAAGTTCGTGATATCCACCAATGCCGAAATCGGGCGCTGCCCCGCAGACTTCAGGAAATCCTGCATCCACTTCGGGCTAGGCCCGTTCTTCACGCCGCGAATAACGCGGCCATGGAATGCCGGGCAACCATCGGCATCATCCGTGCGCACTTCCACCGGGCATGGGAAGCTGCCGGCCACAGGCGCCGCGTCAACCGGCTTCAACACGCCAAGGCCAGCCGCCGCCAGATCGCGCGCAATGCCGTAAACGCCCATGCAATCGGGCCGGTTCGGCGTGATCGCCACGTCGAACACCGGATCGGACCCGATGTAGTCGGCAAAGCTCTGTCCCACCGGCGCGTCTTCAGGCAGTTCAATGATGCCGTCATTATCTTCGCCCAGGCAAAGCTCACGCGTCGAACACATCATGCCGCTGGATTCGACCCCGCGAATGGCGGAATTGCGCAGCACCATGCCATTGGCCGGAACCACCGCGCCAGCCAAGCCCAGTACACCGACCAGCCCTGCCCGCGCATTGGGCGCGCCGCACACCACCTGCAACGGCGCAGCCTCACCCACATCGACAGACAGCACCTGCAACTTGTCGGCCTGCGGATGCTTGTCCGCGCTCAGCACACGCGCCACACGGAACTGCGTCAGCGCGGCAGAGGCATCCTCGACGCCTTCGATTTCCAGACCCAGCGAGGTCAGCTTTTCAGCGATGGTGCGCGCGTCGGCCTTGGTATCGAGGACCGACTGCAACCACGAGAGCGAAAACTTCACGAACGTACTCCAACACCGCCGGAAAGGGTCGGCACGTCCAGCGCGCCGAAACCATAGTGGCCCAGCCACCGCGCATCGCCATCGAAGAAGGCGCGCAGATCGTCGAGGCCGTATTTCAGCATCGCCAGCCGGTCGACGCCGGTGCCGAAGGCAAAGCCCTGCCATTCATCGGGATCAAGCCCGCCGAACGCGATGACCTTGCGGTTGACCATGCCGGAGCCGAGAACCTCCATCCAGCCGCCGTCAGCCGCATCGCCGCTGCCGCCAACCACGCGCTTGCCGTTTATCAGCGTATAGCCAACGTCCACTTCAACCGACGGTTCGGTGAACGGGAAGTAGCTGGGGCGCAGACGCAGCACGATGTCCTCACGCTCGAAGAACGCTTTGAGGAATGTCTCAAGCGTCCATTTCAGATGGCCAAGGTGAATGCCCTTGTCGATCACCAGACCTTCGATCTGGTGGAACATCGGCGTATGCGTTGCGTCCGAATCCGAACGATAAACCCGGCCCGGCGCGATGATCCGCAAAGGCGCGCCTTCTTTCAGCATCGTGCGGATCTGCACCGGCGAAGTGTGCGTGCGCAGCAACATCGAGCGGCCTTCTGCGTCCTTGTCCGGGAAATAGAACGTATCGTGCATCGCCCGCGCCGGATGGGTTTCGGGCATGTTGAGCGCGGTGAAGTTGTGCCAATCGTCCTCGATCTCCGGCCCGCTGGCCACGGCAAAGCCCATATCGGCAAAGATTTCGGCAAGTTCGTCCATCACCTGGCTAACCGGATGGATCGAACCTTTGGGCATTTCCGGCGCAGGCAGGGACAGATCGACCGTCTCCGCCGCCAGTCGCGCTTCCAAAGCCGCGCCTTCCAGCACCGCCTTGCGTGACGCCAGCGCCGAAGTCACGGCCTCGCGCACGGCCTGGATTTTCGGGCCTTCGCTGGTGCGCTGTTCAGGCGTCATCCCGCCCAGGGACTTGAGGAGCGCGCTCACCCATCCCTGTTTGCCCAGCGCCGCCACGCGGATCGCTTCTACCGCATCGGGCGTGGCTGCATCGGCAATGGCGCCAAGGGTTTCTGCCTGCTTTTGATCGAGCTGTTCCATGCGCGAAGCCGCTAGCGGCAAATGCGACAAAATCAAAGTGGGGAGTTCACCCGGCAGCCGGTGCGTGAAGCGCCTGAACAGCGCTGCCCATGAATTCCTGGCGCGCCCGCATCACCGCTTCCAGCACCGGCTTGGGCCGCGCGGCATATTCGCTTGGGCTGGTGCCCATAAAGCGGTGAAAGTCGCGCACGAACTGCGCCTGATCGTGATAATGGCTGTCGATCGCCCCGATCCAGTGCAGCGACGGATCGAGCATGTATTGCACCAGACTGCGCATGAAGCGCTGGCGGCGCAGCAGCAAGCGTGGCGTGAAGCCGAAATGCTTGCGGCAGATGCGTTCAAGGGTGTGTGCCGGAAGCCGCGACGCTTCGGCCATTTCCGCTACGCTGGAAACGTCAGGCTCGATCAATGCGGCATGGCAGGCCAAAATCCGCGGATCGTCTTCCCGATTATCGCGCGAGAGTGCCCGCACAAAGAATGCCATGATCCGCTCAAGCTCGGCCATCTCATCCGTACCATCGCCGAACACGCAATCGGATAACTCTCTGAACAAGGAGAGGAAGGGGTGGTCATCAACCGAATATATCCGGTCTGCATGAAAGTTGGCAGGGACGTTCACGAACCGCGCCCAGCCGAGCGGCAGGATGCCGATGCCCCATATGCGGGTCGTTCCCACGGTGAAACGCAATGTGGTGCTGGTCGGCCCGGTTACATTGGCGCGAACGCCGCCGGACTGGGGCAGCCCGGCCAATTGCGAATCAGGCAAGTCACCCTGATAAGCCCTGAAATTTGCCCATTCAGGATGCAGATAATCGGTCACGCGGCCTGCCGCGTCCCCGGTCACATCCAGTTCGGTCAGGTAGAATGTTGTAAAATAACGATTCAATGGCTCTGGGGGTCGATGAAATCGAACCCGGACCGTACAGTCCACCGACAAGATTGCGCACCCCTGTTTTATAGCCGGACCTGTTTGGATTTCATTCAGGCCCGGCAGTTGCGCAAAGTGCAGGGCGCAGACGCGGTGCGCAACGAAAAAGAGGGGGCAAGCTCTTGCCGAGCCTGCCCCCTCTTCCTGTGTACTGCGATCGACGGGATCAGGCGGCCGGAAGGGCTGCCTTGGCCTGTGCGATAACCGCGGTGAAGATGGCACCTTCGTTCATGGCGAGGTCGGCCATCGTCTTGCGGTCCAGTTCAAGCCCGGCCAGCTTGGTGCCGTGGATGAACTGCGAATAGGTGAGGCCTTCTTCGCGGACAGCAGCATTAATGCGCTGAATCCACAAGGCGCGGAAGCTGCGCTTCTTTACCTTGCGATCGCGATAGGCATATTGCCCGGCCTTTTCAACGGCCTGGCGGGCGACGCGGATGGTGTTCTTGCGACGGCCACGATAGCCCTTCGCCTGATCCAGAATCCGCTTGTGCTTTGCACGTGTGGTTACACCACGCTTGATACGGCTCATAAGTCAGCGCTCCTCAGTTCAGCCCGTAGGGCGCCCACTTCTTGATCGTCCGCGCATCGGCATCGGAGATCACGTCAGTGCCGCGGTTCTGGCGGATGTACTTGGCGTTATGGCTCATCAGGCGGTGGCGCTTGCCAGCCACACCGTGCTTCACCTTGCCGGTGGCGGTGAGCTTGAAGCGCTTTTTCACGCCGCTCTTCGTCTTCATCTTGGGCATTTTCGTCTCCTGATTACGACGCGTCCGATCCGCCTTGGCAGCCCTTGTGGCCAGGCCGATCATCGAATCCGTGTCGGTTGAACGGGGGCCGTTAGGTGAAGCGCGGCCCAAAGGCAAGCAGAGTCATCATGTTCCGATGTCCGCCAGATCGAATGCGGTGGTCTGATAAGCCTCGTTGATCCAGTTGCCGAACAGCAGATGGCCGTGCCCGCGCCAGGTGTTGGCGGGCTGGGCCTGTGGATCGTCGCCCGGAAAATAGTGGCGCGGCAGATAACCCGCCTCGTCGCGCGCATATTCGCCCGCCAGCGTCAGCGTGTCATATTCCAGGTGATTGAACATGTGCAGCGTACGCTGCGCCGGATCATCGATCAGGCACAGGCCGGTTTCCGGGCTTTCCGCCAGCACACTCAGGCCCCGGCCTTCGGGCAGGTCCTCGCGGCGCACTTCGCTCCAGCGCGAAACGGGTACATCGAACACATCAGGCAATCCGCGCATCCACGGATTGGCGGGTGCCCGGTTCAGGTGCCGGAACACACCCGATGCCTTGGTCGGCAATTCGTGCTTTTCCACGCCATGGAAGTGGTGCAGCGCTGCCATCGCGCCCCAGCACACGGTCAGCGTACGGTGAACGTGCGTCTGCGACCAATCGAGGATACGGCGCAATTCGTCCCAGTAGGTCACGTCCTCGAACGCCATTGTCTCGACAGGCGCGCCGGTGACGATCAGGCCGTCGAACTTCTCGACCTTCACATCTTCCCACGGGCGATAGAACGAGGCGATGTGTCCGGCGGACGTGGTCTTGCTGACGTGATCGGAAATCCGCACCAGTTCGAGATCGACCTGCAACGGTGTTGCCCCCAGCAACCGGGCGATCTGCGTTTCGGTGGTGATCTTGTCTGGCATCAGGTTGAGCAGCGCGATGCGGATCGGCCGGATATCCTGCCGCGCGGCTTCGGTTTCGCTCATCACGATCACGCCCTCGGCTTCCAGCGTACGGCGGGCGGGGAGATTGTCGGCAATCCTGATTGGCACTCTGCGCGTCTTTCTCTTGTGATCTGGCTCTTATGATCTGGCCAGGAAGACGCTCGCGCCTGTGTCCGTTTCGTTGCCCGATCGGCCACATCCTTGTTCCAGTCACCTGGTTCAAGCACCACCTTGCCCGGAACGGCAGGTTGGCGTTGGAGCGTCACCCCAACTCTCG
This genomic interval from Novosphingobium sp. CECT 9465 contains the following:
- the pheS gene encoding phenylalanine--tRNA ligase subunit alpha; this translates as MEQLDQKQAETLGAIADAATPDAVEAIRVAALGKQGWVSALLKSLGGMTPEQRTSEGPKIQAVREAVTSALASRKAVLEGAALEARLAAETVDLSLPAPEMPKGSIHPVSQVMDELAEIFADMGFAVASGPEIEDDWHNFTALNMPETHPARAMHDTFYFPDKDAEGRSMLLRTHTSPVQIRTMLKEGAPLRIIAPGRVYRSDSDATHTPMFHQIEGLVIDKGIHLGHLKWTLETFLKAFFEREDIVLRLRPSYFPFTEPSVEVDVGYTLINGKRVVGGSGDAADGGWMEVLGSGMVNRKVIAFGGLDPDEWQGFAFGTGVDRLAMLKYGLDDLRAFFDGDARWLGHYGFGALDVPTLSGGVGVRS
- the metA gene encoding homoserine O-succinyltransferase, whose protein sequence is MPIRIADNLPARRTLEAEGVIVMSETEAARQDIRPIRIALLNLMPDKITTETQIARLLGATPLQVDLELVRISDHVSKTTSAGHIASFYRPWEDVKVEKFDGLIVTGAPVETMAFEDVTYWDELRRILDWSQTHVHRTLTVCWGAMAALHHFHGVEKHELPTKASGVFRHLNRAPANPWMRGLPDVFDVPVSRWSEVRREDLPEGRGLSVLAESPETGLCLIDDPAQRTLHMFNHLEYDTLTLAGEYARDEAGYLPRHYFPGDDPQAQPANTWRGHGHLLFGNWINEAYQTTAFDLADIGT
- the rplT gene encoding 50S ribosomal protein L20 translates to MSRIKRGVTTRAKHKRILDQAKGYRGRRKNTIRVARQAVEKAGQYAYRDRKVKKRSFRALWIQRINAAVREEGLTYSQFIHGTKLAGLELDRKTMADLAMNEGAIFTAVIAQAKAALPAA
- a CDS encoding AraC family transcriptional regulator yields the protein MNRYFTTFYLTELDVTGDAAGRVTDYLHPEWANFRAYQGDLPDSQLAGLPQSGGVRANVTGPTSTTLRFTVGTTRIWGIGILPLGWARFVNVPANFHADRIYSVDDHPFLSLFRELSDCVFGDGTDEMAELERIMAFFVRALSRDNREDDPRILACHAALIEPDVSSVAEMAEASRLPAHTLERICRKHFGFTPRLLLRRQRFMRSLVQYMLDPSLHWIGAIDSHYHDQAQFVRDFHRFMGTSPSEYAARPKPVLEAVMRARQEFMGSAVQALHAPAAG
- the pheT gene encoding phenylalanine--tRNA ligase subunit beta, with amino-acid sequence MKFSLSWLQSVLDTKADARTIAEKLTSLGLEIEGVEDASAALTQFRVARVLSADKHPQADKLQVLSVDVGEAAPLQVVCGAPNARAGLVGVLGLAGAVVPANGMVLRNSAIRGVESSGMMCSTRELCLGEDNDGIIELPEDAPVGQSFADYIGSDPVFDVAITPNRPDCMGVYGIARDLAAAGLGVLKPVDAAPVAGSFPCPVEVRTDDADGCPAFHGRVIRGVKNGPSPKWMQDFLKSAGQRPISALVDITNFVMLGYGRPAHAYDLAKLSGAVVARKAAAGEKVTALNGKEYALEPFMTVIADDSGVHDIAGIMGGEHSGCDDETTDVLLEVAYFDPPSIARTGQALALASDARGRFERGVDPAFLDTGMDLLTALILEICGGEASEVVRAGEPPVTRKSVAYDPALAGRLGGIDVADAEQKRILAALGFDVADDLAKSWNVTVPTWRPDVDGAPDIVEEVIRVHGLDAVPSTPLPRADGVAKPTATAAQMLERRVRRAAAARGLHEAITWSFLPEAEAAHFAEGEALWTLANPISEDLKVMRASLLPGLLAAVKRNLDRGASSVRLFEIGRRYLRGANGASDEKLSLGVVLAGDKASRGWATGKAQAFNAFDAKAEALALLTEAGAPVDSLQVMGEVGAQFHPGQSATLRLGPKTVLARFGVLHPATAKAFDIDGPVVVAELFLDRIPAKKGAGSFARPHFAPPPLQAVTRDFAFLVSADVAAGDLLRSVKGADKANIVAARVFDDFRGAGVPEGQKSLAIEVTLQPVEKSYDEAALKAIADKVVAAAAKQGAQLRG
- the rpmI gene encoding 50S ribosomal protein L35 produces the protein MPKMKTKSGVKKRFKLTATGKVKHGVAGKRHRLMSHNAKYIRQNRGTDVISDADARTIKKWAPYGLN